The DNA region GTATTGTTTGATAACATGATTTTAGTTCTTTTATATAAAAAATATTATTAACAAAATTTATTTAAAAATTTTTATATATTTAATTTTATAGGGGCATTGTGCCCCTTATTTTTTTTAATATAATAATTTTTTATTTAATTGCATTTTTTAATGTTTTTCCAGATATAAAACTAGGTACTTTCGTTGCAGGAATAATAATTTCTTTTCCTGTTTGTGGATTTCTTCCTGTTCGAGCAGCTCTTAAATTGACTTTGAATGTACCAAAACCAACTATTTGTACTGATTCACCTTTTTTTAAAGAATCAATGATAGTTGATAATGTTGATTCTAAAGTAGATTTAACTTGTATTTTTGATAAATTAGATTTTTTAGAAATAATATTAATTAATTGAGTTTTATTCATTATCTTACCTTTTTATTTAAAAAATAATAATTAATTTAAATTATATTGATATAAATTTTAATAAAAAGCACCTATTTTATGTAGTAAGAACAACTTATCTGAGTATAAATTTTATGTTCTTAGAAAATTTAAAAAGCAAATTTCAGTTAATATTTTATATAATTTAAATCTAAATTTAATTGATATTACGTCTTTAAAAATTGATTTAAAATAAAAAAGATTAATTTATTAAATTAAATAAAATATATAATATATCTAAAAAAATAAAAAGATAGTATAAATAAAACATATATTTTTACTTAAATAAAAATTTATTTATAGAATTTTGAAAGAATGAAATTAGCAAGTTTATATTAATAAGGTAAAAAATAAATAATATTAAATGTATTTTAATAAATTTAAGTGTGTTTTTATAAAAAATTATATTTTTGTTTATTTAAGTATATAATTTAATAATAAATGTTAAATATTTACAAATGTTTTAGGCTGCTTTTATAGAGCAGCCATATTTCTATTTTTATATTTTAAAAATTTGTATATATATAATTTTTATGTCAAAGTAGAATTTAATAATTCAGATAAACTTGCAGATGCCTCTTCAGCACTAACTTGAGAAGACGAATTATTATTACTTAATGCATGATTATTATTTATAGTTTTACGACGATTTAAACGCTCTTTATGATATGCATATCCAGTTCCTGCTGGGATTAAACGACCAACAATAACGTTTTCTTTTAATCCTCGTAGTTCATCTTTTTTACCGGCTACTGCTGATTCTGTTAGTACTCTAGTTGTTTCTTGAAAAGATGCTGCAGATATAAATGATTCAGTTGCTAAAGAAGCTTTAGTAATTCCTAATAAATCTCTTGAAAAAGTAGCTGGTATTTTATTTTTTTTATTTAATATTCGATTTGAAATTTTTATTCTTGAAAACTCAACTTGTTCTCCATCTAAGAAATCTGAATTTCCTGATTTAATTATTGTCGCTTTTCTAAGCATTTGTCTAATAATAACTTCAATATGTTTATCATTAATTTTTACGCCTTGTAAACGATATACTTCTTGTACTTCATTTACAATATATTTAGTTACAGATTGAACACCTCTTAAACGAAGAATATCATGCGGTGATTCTGGACCGTCAGATATAACATCACCGCGTTCTACTCGTTCGCCTTCAAATACATTTAATTGTCTCCACTTGGGAATCATTTCTTCATACGAATCACTTCCATCTACTGGAGTTATAATTAATCTTCTTTTTCCCTTTGTTTCTTTTCCAAATGAAACAATACCACTAATTTCAGCTAGAATAGCTAGTTCTTTTGGACGTCTTGCTTCAAATAAATCTGCCACCCTAGGTAATCCACCAGTTATATCTTTAGTTCCTCCTGATTCTTGAGGTACTCTTGCTAAAGTATCACCTGAACTAATTTTTACACCATCATTTAATTGTACAATTGCCTTTCCTGGTAAAAAGTATTGAGCAGGCATATCTGTACCTGAAATAAGTACATCGTTTCCTTTCTCATCAACAATTTTTAATGAGGGTCTTAAATCTTTACCAATAGTCATTCTTTCAGCT from Buchnera aphidicola (Aphis helianthi) includes:
- a CDS encoding HU family DNA-binding protein is translated as MNKTQLINIISKKSNLSKIQVKSTLESTLSTIIDSLKKGESVQIVGFGTFKVNLRAARTGRNPQTGKEIIIPATKVPSFISGKTLKNAIK